A part of Vespertiliibacter pulmonis genomic DNA contains:
- the thiP gene encoding thiamine/thiamine pyrophosphate ABC transporter permease ThiP has protein sequence MEYSILFSAFTTLMLRRFTQFSAWSVYIAVLALYLFSLYSLFEYRAESSIWSFADVYPILKYSLLQAGLSAIFSMLLGVLLARSFFYLKFLGKSFLYKIITFVWALPALVVIFAVIGVWGNSGWLVQLWQYWGWEWPFQLYGLQGILIAHLLLNIPLVAKYCLEGLSLIPSSQHQLAAQLGLKGWSYFRIVEWPILKNIIPYAFITVFLLCFTSFPIVLMLGGGPKYSTLEVAIYQAVTFEFDFAKAVMLIIIQIIIGIGLQFVMDLTTRLGFQKLKNNLMPIDTIWTAKLSGWQKWRMQAVIWGISFVIVLPLVNVVWRGLTVEKLGQRLANPLLWESVLFSLLLSLIASFTVIVVAYLIALETRQLAYHHRKVAQSILSSVSFYPLVMPIFMLAVGLFLLLIDIELTQWHKLILVGICNGLILLPYIYRLIFGAMWDVLITQDKLARSLGLTGIRRWWIVEKTYLIRPLANAFALAMSSSLGSFAVIAFFGSPDFSTLPYLLYQQLGSYRMDDAAVTALVLMCFAFFPFLLIQNKEVQS, from the coding sequence ATAGAGTACAGTATTCTTTTTTCAGCTTTTACAACTTTAATGTTACGTAGATTTACTCAATTTTCTGCTTGGTCTGTTTATATTGCCGTGCTGGCACTTTATCTGTTTAGCCTATATTCGTTATTTGAATATCGGGCAGAAAGTTCTATCTGGTCTTTTGCTGATGTATATCCCATTCTGAAATATAGCCTGTTGCAAGCGGGTCTTTCTGCTATTTTTTCAATGTTATTAGGCGTTTTACTTGCTCGTAGTTTTTTCTATTTGAAATTTTTGGGGAAATCTTTTCTCTATAAAATCATTACTTTTGTATGGGCGTTGCCTGCATTAGTAGTGATTTTTGCTGTTATTGGTGTATGGGGAAATTCAGGTTGGTTAGTGCAACTATGGCAATATTGGGGTTGGGAATGGCCGTTTCAGCTTTATGGTTTGCAAGGGATTTTGATTGCTCATTTATTGTTGAATATTCCGTTAGTTGCTAAATATTGTTTAGAGGGGTTAAGTCTTATTCCGAGCAGTCAGCATCAGCTAGCCGCACAACTAGGGCTAAAAGGTTGGAGTTATTTTCGGATTGTAGAATGGCCAATATTAAAGAACATCATTCCCTATGCGTTCATTACGGTTTTTCTGCTCTGTTTTACCAGTTTTCCTATCGTGTTAATGCTTGGTGGTGGACCTAAATATAGCACACTGGAAGTGGCTATTTATCAAGCGGTTACATTTGAATTTGATTTTGCAAAAGCAGTTATGCTGATTATTATTCAAATTATTATCGGTATTGGTTTGCAATTTGTAATGGATCTTACGACCCGTTTGGGGTTTCAAAAACTGAAAAATAATTTAATGCCGATTGATACTATTTGGACAGCTAAACTTTCTGGCTGGCAGAAGTGGCGTATGCAAGCGGTAATTTGGGGAATAAGTTTTGTTATTGTTCTGCCATTAGTTAATGTCGTTTGGCGTGGGCTAACTGTGGAGAAGTTGGGGCAGAGGTTAGCCAATCCTCTATTATGGGAGTCAGTGTTATTTTCGTTGTTGTTGAGCTTGATTGCATCTTTCACTGTCATCGTTGTGGCATATCTTATTGCTCTTGAAACTCGCCAGCTGGCTTATCATCATCGAAAAGTCGCTCAAAGTATTTTGAGTAGTGTGAGCTTTTATCCTTTAGTGATGCCTATTTTTATGTTGGCTGTGGGGCTATTTTTATTGTTGATTGATATTGAATTGACACAATGGCATAAATTGATATTAGTGGGTATCTGTAATGGCTTGATTTTATTACCTTATATTTATCGGCTGATATTTGGTGCAATGTGGGACGTACTTATTACACAGGATAAATTGGCTCGAAGTCTTGGGCTAACAGGGATTCGCCGTTGGTGGATTGTGGAAAAAACATATTTGATCCGACCGCTTGCTAATGCATTTGCATTAGCTATGTCGTCAAGTTTAGGAAGTTTTGCGGTGATTGCATTTTTTGGCAGCCCTGATTTTAGCACTTTACCTTATCTACTTTATCAGCAATTAGGCAGCTATCGAATGGACGATGCAGCAGTAACCGCATTAGTATTGATGTGTTTTGCTTTTTTTCCTTTTCTACTGATTCAGAATAAAGAGGTTCAGTCGTGA